One window of Pseudacidobacterium ailaaui genomic DNA carries:
- a CDS encoding DUF1015 domain-containing protein: protein MARIYPFRALRYNPALVRVQDCVTQPYDKITPAMQQAYYQKSPYNLVRIILGLPELFDGKETGDVYTRAARDFRAWRESGVLMQEQEPCVFAYSQKFTVPGANGRTLERRGFIALGGLHDYSEGVVFRHEQTLSKPKSDRLNLLRATRAHFGQIFMLYSDPGLTAEKLLFSEEAVPDIEVTDEYDVLHRVWKISDPNTINILISALADKKLIIADGHHRYETALNYSKEHAPAQPVTSERSTNSLPQPPYPEAAVMMTFVNMDAEGLVILPTHRVVFGLEGFAAAAFLEKAKEFFEVQPTERTDASALTTKLAEAGKGKTAFIAVTKDGSHLLTAKPEAMAKALSGLSERQRQLDVAQLHGVVLEKLLGLTAEAVREQTHLRYLRDAGEAIEQVLRGDADAAFLMNPVTMPQLREVAFAGEVMPQKSTDFFPKLLSGLAIYPLD from the coding sequence ATGGCCCGTATTTATCCGTTTCGCGCCCTTCGTTATAACCCAGCCCTTGTCCGCGTGCAGGACTGCGTGACGCAGCCTTACGACAAGATCACCCCGGCCATGCAGCAGGCCTACTACCAGAAGAGCCCGTACAATCTGGTGCGGATCATTCTGGGCCTGCCGGAGCTATTTGATGGCAAGGAAACCGGGGACGTCTATACACGGGCGGCGCGTGACTTCAGGGCATGGCGCGAGAGCGGGGTCCTGATGCAGGAGCAGGAGCCGTGTGTCTTTGCCTATTCGCAGAAGTTTACCGTACCGGGAGCCAATGGCAGGACCCTGGAGCGGCGCGGCTTTATCGCACTGGGGGGGCTGCATGATTACAGCGAGGGCGTGGTCTTTCGCCATGAGCAGACGCTTTCGAAACCAAAATCCGACCGTCTGAACCTGCTGCGGGCCACGCGCGCGCACTTCGGGCAGATCTTCATGCTGTATTCGGACCCAGGCCTGACCGCCGAGAAGCTGCTTTTCTCTGAAGAGGCCGTGCCGGACATCGAGGTGACCGATGAATATGATGTGCTGCACCGCGTATGGAAGATCAGTGACCCGAACACCATCAACATTCTGATCAGCGCGCTGGCCGACAAGAAACTCATCATCGCCGATGGACACCATCGTTACGAAACCGCGCTGAACTACTCCAAGGAGCACGCCCCGGCGCAACCGGTGACGAGCGAGCGGAGCACCAACTCCCTGCCGCAGCCGCCCTATCCGGAAGCTGCGGTGATGATGACCTTTGTCAATATGGACGCCGAAGGGCTGGTGATTCTGCCTACACATCGCGTCGTCTTCGGACTGGAAGGGTTTGCGGCCGCCGCATTTCTGGAAAAAGCCAAAGAGTTCTTTGAGGTGCAGCCGACGGAGCGGACCGATGCCAGTGCCCTGACGACGAAGCTGGCCGAGGCAGGAAAGGGCAAGACGGCCTTCATCGCCGTAACCAAAGACGGCAGCCACCTTCTGACGGCAAAGCCGGAAGCCATGGCAAAGGCCCTGAGCGGGCTTTCCGAGCGGCAGCGCCAGCTTGACGTGGCGCAACTGCACGGCGTAGTGCTTGAAAAGCTGCTGGGACTGACCGCTGAGGCAGTGCGCGAGCAGACCCATCTGCGCTATCTGCGCGATGCGGGCGAGGCAATCGAGCAGGTGCTGCGCGGCGACGCTGATGCGGCCTTCCTGATGAATCCGGTCACGATGCCGCAGCTGCGCGAGGTGGCCTTTGCGGGTGAAGTGATGCCGCAGAAATCGACGGACTTTTTCCCTAAACTGTTGAGTGGCCTTGCAATCTATCCACTGGACTAG
- a CDS encoding YeiH family protein, which yields MAKNLFFSGIILAACGLLSPPLALAAGLAYGLLLRHPDSPESKNLAKFLLQASVVCLGFGMDLTEVVRAGRSGFLYTAVGIIFALALGTLMGRLLRVGPTQSFLIAAGTAICGGSAIAALGPVTNASEEEMAVSLGTVFVLNSVALFLFPPIGAALHLGQTQFGLWSALAIHDTSSVVGAAARYGAIALAIGTTVKLARALWIVPVAMITAAVKRSGARVQLPWFILYFCAAAVLNTYLPRLHVVYQSAYHLGKVGLAVTLFLIGTGITPRRSNRPASGPCCRDFFCGLWWPGFLCWPSHGASFICSMTGLRPLVRTPSAQPWIDCADKQSRGIFCPCPRYCLRTMNPTRWPCGPLLKASGNGI from the coding sequence ATGGCGAAGAACCTCTTTTTTTCTGGCATCATTCTGGCTGCATGTGGCCTGCTGTCGCCGCCTCTGGCCCTGGCCGCCGGACTGGCCTATGGCCTTCTGCTGCGGCATCCCGATTCTCCGGAGAGCAAGAACCTGGCAAAGTTTCTCCTTCAGGCCAGCGTTGTCTGCCTGGGTTTTGGCATGGACCTGACGGAGGTCGTCCGTGCCGGGCGCTCGGGATTTCTGTACACTGCCGTGGGTATCATCTTTGCTCTGGCCCTGGGTACCCTGATGGGCCGCCTCCTGCGTGTCGGCCCGACCCAGTCCTTCCTGATCGCGGCCGGGACCGCCATCTGCGGCGGCAGCGCCATTGCCGCTCTCGGCCCGGTGACAAATGCCAGCGAAGAAGAGATGGCCGTCTCCCTGGGCACCGTCTTTGTCCTCAACTCCGTGGCCCTCTTTCTCTTTCCTCCCATCGGGGCCGCCCTGCATCTGGGCCAGACGCAGTTTGGACTCTGGTCTGCCCTGGCCATCCATGACACCAGCTCTGTGGTTGGGGCCGCCGCCCGCTACGGGGCCATCGCCCTGGCCATCGGGACCACCGTCAAGCTGGCGCGCGCCCTCTGGATCGTTCCCGTTGCCATGATCACGGCCGCAGTCAAACGGAGCGGGGCCCGGGTCCAATTGCCCTGGTTCATTCTTTATTTCTGTGCTGCCGCGGTCCTGAATACTTATCTTCCTCGTCTGCACGTGGTCTATCAATCGGCGTATCACTTGGGCAAAGTGGGACTCGCTGTCACACTCTTCCTGATTGGTACCGGGATCACCCCCAGACGCTCAAACAGGCCGGCTTCCGGCCCATGCTGCAGGGACTTCTTTTGTGGATTGTGGTGGCCGGGCTTTCTCTGCTGGCCATCGCACGGGGCATCATTCATCTGTAGCATGACCGGGCTTCGCCCTCTGGTGCGCACGCCCTCGGCTCAACCCTGGATTGATTGTGCCGATAAGCAGAGCAGAGGTATCTTCTGCCCATGCCCCCGCTACTGTCTGAGGACAATGAATCCTACCCGCTGGCCCTGCGGGCCTCTTCTGAAGGCTTCTGGGAATGGGATCTGA
- a CDS encoding putative bifunctional diguanylate cyclase/phosphodiesterase, protein MPPLLSEDNESYPLALRASSEGFWEWDLKTGQVRYSSRWQSMAGEETGPFCARLEHWLGRVHPEDRPRLEAELRALAAFKSRGFHYEHRLRHRQGHWLWVVARGLVDRNAGLAGGSLADHTARRTSDPLTGLPNRLFFLERLEQRVREASSQKAWDFALVSINLERYRIVAEGLGFAAGDMLLMESSRRIANVLQGAHLTARASETEFYVLLEGIHSKLEALQRAALLQQELSRPLFLRGKKISITSWTGVAMATPEYSRTEDLLRDASLAMEKARSSGSSRPVCFSRGMREQALRRLQLEAELRNAIESGELVLHYQPEIDLRTGQVAGLEALVRWQHPERGLVPPADFIPIAEETGLILPLGDWVLRQVCRQLAAWRALAGDWLDLRININLSARQFSQPDLVERIAAVLEDAGVPARHVGIEMTESSLMADSETAFRTMQQLRRLGVSLHMDDFGTGYSSLNHLHRFPFDTLKIDRSFVQRMTSQKGPQEIVSAIIHLAHALKMSIIAEGIENASQMQLLQSLGCHFGQGYYFAKPLSADAITAILASQATGQAPAMLRFVN, encoded by the coding sequence ATGCCCCCGCTACTGTCTGAGGACAATGAATCCTACCCGCTGGCCCTGCGGGCCTCTTCTGAAGGCTTCTGGGAATGGGATCTGAAAACTGGGCAGGTGCGTTACTCTTCCCGCTGGCAGAGTATGGCAGGGGAAGAAACAGGGCCGTTTTGCGCTCGTCTGGAACATTGGCTCGGCCGCGTGCATCCGGAGGACCGTCCGCGTCTGGAAGCCGAACTGAGGGCGCTGGCAGCGTTCAAGTCCCGGGGCTTTCACTATGAGCACCGTCTTCGCCACCGGCAGGGTCACTGGCTCTGGGTTGTGGCCCGCGGCCTGGTTGACCGCAATGCCGGCCTTGCCGGAGGCTCACTGGCGGACCACACAGCGCGCCGCACCTCAGACCCTCTGACCGGCCTGCCCAACCGTCTGTTTTTTCTCGAAAGGCTGGAGCAACGGGTACGAGAGGCCAGCAGCCAAAAAGCATGGGACTTCGCCCTGGTCAGCATCAACCTTGAGCGCTACCGCATTGTTGCCGAGGGCCTGGGCTTTGCTGCCGGCGACATGCTGTTGATGGAATCCTCCCGGCGCATCGCCAATGTCCTGCAAGGAGCGCATCTTACCGCACGCGCTTCGGAAACCGAATTCTATGTCCTTCTCGAAGGCATTCACAGCAAACTGGAAGCGCTGCAGAGGGCCGCGCTCCTGCAGCAGGAGCTGTCCCGTCCCTTATTCCTGCGGGGAAAGAAAATCAGCATTACTTCCTGGACCGGCGTGGCCATGGCCACCCCGGAATATTCCCGGACAGAAGACCTTCTCCGCGATGCCAGCCTGGCCATGGAAAAGGCCAGGTCTTCCGGCAGCTCCCGTCCCGTCTGCTTCTCCCGGGGAATGCGCGAGCAGGCCCTGCGCCGGCTCCAGCTTGAGGCCGAGTTACGCAATGCCATCGAGTCCGGTGAGTTGGTGCTCCACTACCAGCCGGAGATTGACCTCAGGACCGGCCAGGTCGCCGGATTGGAGGCCCTGGTACGCTGGCAGCATCCGGAACGCGGCCTTGTTCCTCCAGCGGACTTTATCCCGATTGCAGAAGAGACGGGCCTGATCCTGCCCCTGGGCGACTGGGTGCTCAGGCAGGTCTGTCGCCAGCTTGCTGCATGGCGTGCCCTTGCCGGAGACTGGTTGGACCTCCGCATCAACATCAATCTTTCTGCCCGCCAGTTCAGCCAGCCTGATCTGGTCGAGCGCATTGCTGCCGTCCTTGAAGACGCCGGCGTCCCCGCCCGCCATGTCGGCATTGAAATGACCGAAAGCAGTCTGATGGCCGACTCTGAGACCGCCTTTCGGACCATGCAGCAATTGCGCCGGCTCGGGGTCAGCCTGCACATGGATGATTTCGGGACTGGTTACAGCTCACTCAACCACCTGCACCGCTTTCCCTTTGACACGCTCAAGATTGACCGCTCCTTCGTCCAGCGCATGACCAGTCAGAAGGGGCCGCAGGAGATCGTAAGCGCGATCATCCATCTGGCCCATGCCCTCAAAATGAGCATCATCGCCGAAGGCATCGAAAATGCCAGCCAGATGCAGTTGCTCCAGTCCTTGGGCTGTCATTTCGGCCAGGGATACTACTTTGCCAAACCCCTCTCCGCTGACGCCATTACCGCCATTCTTGCCTCCCAGGCCACCGGACAGGCCCCGGCTATGCTGCGCTTTGTGAATTAG
- a CDS encoding trimeric intracellular cation channel family protein, whose translation MTARFHSALLLEVIDLLGTFVFAVEGAMAAAQNGLDLLGLMVLAFATALGGGILRDLLIGSVPPNSIRDWRYPATAFAGAALVFFETGLVTHFPSSLLLTLDAAGLSLFAAAGAAKALDFNIHPFLAVLMGGLTGVGGGTIRDMLLAHIPNVLRSDVYAAAALAGAAVMVLALELKARPALATPLGIAACFLLRMVAVWRHWNLPRVAVH comes from the coding sequence ATGACGGCCCGTTTCCACTCGGCGCTCCTTTTAGAGGTCATCGACCTGCTGGGGACCTTTGTCTTTGCGGTTGAGGGCGCAATGGCCGCCGCCCAGAACGGTCTGGACCTGCTCGGCCTGATGGTATTGGCCTTTGCCACAGCGCTCGGCGGCGGCATCCTCCGCGATTTACTCATCGGTTCGGTTCCTCCCAACTCCATCCGCGACTGGCGTTACCCTGCCACGGCCTTCGCCGGCGCCGCATTGGTCTTTTTTGAGACGGGACTGGTGACCCATTTTCCCTCGTCCCTGCTGCTCACCCTTGATGCCGCTGGTCTGTCGCTCTTTGCTGCAGCCGGGGCCGCCAAGGCCCTTGACTTCAACATCCATCCATTTCTGGCCGTCCTGATGGGTGGACTGACAGGGGTTGGCGGCGGCACCATCCGGGACATGCTGCTGGCGCACATCCCCAATGTGCTGCGCTCTGATGTTTATGCTGCGGCGGCCCTGGCCGGGGCCGCCGTCATGGTCCTTGCCCTGGAACTGAAGGCCCGCCCGGCCCTGGCCACCCCGCTGGGAATTGCCGCCTGTTTTTTACTGCGCATGGTTGCTGTATGGAGACACTGGAACCTGCCCCGGGTCGCGGTCCATTGA